A region of Salvelinus namaycush isolate Seneca chromosome 9, SaNama_1.0, whole genome shotgun sequence DNA encodes the following proteins:
- the LOC120053268 gene encoding achaete-scute homolog 1b-like: protein METTTITTTQLAQNACPFVLTERRTTITLHAPAQECALPNDTTAAGYQSKTTVLKRQRSSSPELLRCKRRLSFNGLGYSIPQQLPVAVARRNERERNRVKQVNMGFQTLRQHVPNGAANKKMSKVETLRSAVEYIRALQQLLDEHDAVSAAFQCGVPSPTISNSYSAEPESPHSTCSSDEGSYEPLSSEEQELLDFTTWFDRY, encoded by the coding sequence ATGGagactaccaccatcaccaccacgcAACTGGCGCAGAACGCATGCCCATTTGTACTGACGGAGAGACGCACCACCATCACCCTGCACGCTCCAGCCCAGGAGTGCGCACTCCCCAATGACACCACTGCAGCCGGCTACCAAAGCAAGACCACCGTGCTGAAAAGACAGCGCTCCAGCTCCCCGGAGCTCCTGCGCTGCAAGCGGCGGCTCAGTTTTAACGGACTCGGCTACTCCATCCCTCAGCAGCTCCCCGTTGCCGTGGCTCGGCGAAACGAGCGCGAGAGGAACCGAGTCAAGCAGGTCAACATGGGCTTTCAGACGCTGCGTCAGCACGTGCCCAACGGGGCAGCCAACAAGAAGATGAGCAAAGTGGAGACGCTGCGGTCCGCCGTGGAGTATATTCGAGCTCTGCAGCAGCTACTAGACGAGCATGATGCTGTGTCAGCCGCCTTCCAGTGCGGGGTGCCTTCCCCTACCATCTCCAACAGCTACTCGGCGGAGCCAGAGTCACCCCACTCCACCTGTTCCTCCGACGAGGGGAGCTATGAGCCCCTGAGCTCCGAGGAGCAGGAGCTGCTGGACTTTACCACCTGGTTCGACAGATACTGA